tATATCcagtttccattaaaaatacaatactAATGTGTTTGTTatgtggtttggggttgtttttgttttaaatcctgGCACTTTAGCATATGGTTTACCAGTAAAGctcaagaaaggaaaatgcattagATTATTGTATTCAATTTGCATAAcaaagagtgaaaaataaaggtGAAGGTTTAAAGTTGAAGAAGGTTCATAGTTAACCTGGAGAATCACTTTAACATATATTAATTCAGGGCGTGTTAGAAGTTTATTCTGTTTCTGGCAGTTTttagtggaaaataaaacattttcaaaatgctccTAAGTGTGTGCACTTTGTGACTCTTTCCCCACATTCTGGTATGTGTTTACCTGAACAGTCTATTTCCCTTTTCGGCAGGCAGCGTGCTCGCCGTTACTACTGCAGATCCGTACGCCAGTGAGAAAGCCAGCCGGTTTGTAGGCATCTGCATTcaaagagggggaaaaggacTCGGCGCTACCTTTGTCCTTCGGAACGTTATAGAAGACCAAGGTGGGCTTTTAACTGCAGTAATTATGCTAGAAATTGTAAGCAAAAAATGTTGAGGTTGTATGTGAAGGGATACCTGGTGTAGGCATTTAGTGTGCAGTGAGGATGAACTGAAATCCTGAGGCTACCTACTAGAGGATGCTGCAGGTTTAAAACTGCATACCCAGAGATGTCGATGCGCTGTGTTTTTAAGGCTTGTACATGCTTAGTAAATTTTTTGTCTATATACTTGGAGACTTTTAGATCTGTTTTCCGAGGAGACTGAATGTGATCCACTGGTCGTGTGTGTGTTTGAGCCTGGGCAGCCTACCGCTAGCCACGTAAATACTAGCCCAGTTTGAGCGCTGTGTATTTGCATGAACTGGGGCCACATGCATGAACTGATTAACAAGCAACAGATTAGCAGAGTTTTATAATAGGTTCGCATTCCCGGTTTATGACAGAATGGGGGAGATGCAAATACTGGTGTTCTGAGACCAAATAGGAGAGGGGTGGGTGCCTCTTTATGTACGCTACAGATATGACGAGATGGATAGTAACAGCCATTGTAACCAAAAGGCAGGGAAGTTTAAAACCCAAACTCATCTTCCTTAAACTCAAGCCATTCTGTTATCAAAGATTTGACTTACAAATCTGCATTTCCCTGTGCAGGCACAATGCACATGGGCAATCCCGTGTGTGCACAGCACTGCGTATTGTAGTTCTCTAAGAAGTAAAAAACAGTTCTTGAATAATATAGGAGTGCATAACACTGAAGAAATACTGATTTGGTGTTAATGAATTTGGTTCATTAAACCAgactttttctctctcaggTGTTGAAATATGTTATGAACTATACAGTCCTCGAATCCAGGCGATCGAGGTCCTGAAGCTGGAAAAGAGGCTGGATGACAACTTGATGTACCTGCGAGATGCCCTCCCTGAATACAGTACTTTTGATGTGAATATGAAACCTGTGTCTCATTTAGACCATGAAGAAATACCTGTAAACAAGGTAGGAGCCGCGTGTTTCAGAGGGAGAGCGGAGGATCAGTTGTGTAGCTTTCATATCTGACCAATACCCTGGAAGGCTGTTAGGCGGCTCTCCCTTGCATTAGTTACCAGGGTGACAAAAGCAGACAAAGTAAAGCATGTCTTGATGCCCATTCTATAGTGAAAGAATGCTGAGAAGGTAAATAtcttggttttttaaataaataaatccccCGTAGTTAATTTTGAAGACATGCAAGGAGTAGTGGCCTCCACATGCCTCTATATAGCACTGTGCAGAGAGGAAAGCTTTTCTTACAGCAGTGATGATGTTATTACTGATTTGAGAGGGGTAGAGGTCAGGAAACAAGGTAAGATTGGAAGAGTCAGCTAAAATCTGCATCTCAGAGAAGGTCCAGAAACCAGGAGACTCTGTCAAAAGGTGTTACCTCGTAACTCAATAACTCAGTGATCCCTTTCCCTAATGTGCTACTTTTCCTTAACAAAATAACAGGAGTGGAACTACAAAAGATGAGTTAACTTCACTTTATGTGCCAATTTAAGGACCGTGTAATATATCAAGACAGTGTTAATTAAAATGTTCTACAAGATACTACGACAGCAGTCATGTGGACacaaaaaattccttttctctgaAGTTCAAAGTAGTCATTCCTTAACATCCTGACAAATTGATCTGTTTTCTCTTACTTTCATCCTGTTAGAGCAGCAGTTGTCTCAATTTTTGCTAAGCTTGCAATCAAAATTCTGATTACTTAACACTTTTTTAAATCTCTCACCCTAGCTGCAGGTACGAATGAAACCTAAACCATGGTCAAAACGGTGGGAAAGGCCAAAATACAATATAAAAGGAATAAAGTTTGagctacctgaaaaaaaaatgatggaaGCACAGAAGTGGAGCCAGCCATGGCTAGAGTTTGATATGCTGCGAGAATATGACACTTCAAAAATAGAGGAGAAAATTTGGAAAGAAGTGAGTGAAGGGCTTAAAAACTAATAATGGTTTTTGCAGTCTAGGAATTATTGAGGAAACTTACTTGGAATTTACTGCATGGATTATCACTTGTCAAGTTTTGTATATATACATAGGCAAAATACACAATAAAGTGAGCCTTGCCAGAAAATTGCAAAGTGTACAAAGGTTTGTGGTTGAACATTACCTCCCTCTTCCTGAAAACAGCCACTCCTGTGCTGAGGAGTGTAATGCT
This Phalacrocorax aristotelis chromosome 3, bGulAri2.1, whole genome shotgun sequence DNA region includes the following protein-coding sequences:
- the MRPL19 gene encoding large ribosomal subunit protein bL19m codes for the protein MRRRPEAAVVAMAAACGRLCLQSAAGVVCLAAARPALSLPLPGRCFSSSGHQLHSDGKPAKFQPPPKPVIIDRQKQREDRRFLSPEFIPPRGRTDPLKFYIERKDMIQRRKVFNIPEFYVGSVLAVTTADPYASEKASRFVGICIQRGGKGLGATFVLRNVIEDQGVEICYELYSPRIQAIEVLKLEKRLDDNLMYLRDALPEYSTFDVNMKPVSHLDHEEIPVNKLQVRMKPKPWSKRWERPKYNIKGIKFELPEKKMMEAQKWSQPWLEFDMLREYDTSKIEEKIWKEVSEGLKN